Proteins encoded in a region of the Zunongwangia endophytica genome:
- a CDS encoding glycoside hydrolase family 2 TIM barrel-domain containing protein — translation MKKTLFNLIFAVIVTATYAQQNEWEDPTTLDRNKLEGRSDFVLYSSASKALKNEPKSSDLYQSLNGTWKFNIVQHPSERPLNFYQESLNDSNWNDIKVPSNWEMEGFDLPIYTNITYPHPKNPPYIGFPSEKKTENGEIINKNSKDGDEEIYNPVGTYRRTFTVSQQWDDHEIILRFGSISGYARIFVNGEEAGMTKASKTPAEFDITEFLKDGENLLAVQVFRWHDGSYLEDQDFWRLSGLERNVYLQAVPKTTIWDYFVTSGLSNDYTDGELNVNVKLKDFDKGSIKKPKVKFALMDPSGKEVYSETKSLGKKELEATFSKTIKDVGKWSNEFPILYKYTISLLDKKDNEVAAISGKTGFREVEIKNAQLMVNGQAITVNGVNLHEHHPDKGHTPDREMMRKDIEVMQKNNVNAIRMSHYPHDSYIYELADEYGMYVVDEANIETHGMGVAFNKDLDTTIHPAYLEEWSPAHMDRIQRMVEFHKNHPSIIVWSLGNENGNGQVFYDAYDWIKERDTTRKVQFEQAGENRNTDIVCPMYPSIKHMKEYAEDNTKERPFIMCEYSHAMGNSNGNFQEYWDIIDNSDHMQGGFIWDWVDQGLRTETEDGREFWAYGGDFGAEKLQNDQNFNANGLVTADREPHPALEEVKKVYQNIKFELKDNNLSIKNKFNFTNLDAFDFKWELLADGEVVKSEKFTIEVTPNTSKSISVNLPELQDKEYFLSVYAYTKKAKAMVPAGHEIAREQFKIGETTYFAENNTEATGDLKVKKQGEKLQFSTATIEGTFNTKTGSFESYHLKDSEKSPISVFPQPYFWRAPTDNDFGNGMPKKLKAWKEATHNSEVTNVELAKKDKAGQQITVTYQLAGVDVPYTVEYLIENNGEIKVTASLQSEKELPEIPRFGMRMILAGDYENLTYYGRGPWENYSDRKTSAFLGIYEDKVENQFTLGYIRPQEAGYKTDTRWIQLKSSNGTGLKIVGEQPLGFSALNIATEDLDPGDEKSQRHTTDIKVYDKVFLHVDYKQRGLGGDDSWGRYPHQQYRLEENEYSYSYTISLLNN, via the coding sequence ATGAAAAAAACTCTTTTCAATCTAATATTTGCGGTAATTGTGACCGCTACCTATGCTCAGCAAAACGAGTGGGAAGACCCTACAACTTTAGATCGAAACAAGCTGGAAGGTCGTAGTGATTTTGTGCTCTATTCTTCCGCTTCTAAAGCTTTAAAAAACGAACCGAAATCTTCAGATTTATACCAAAGTTTAAACGGAACCTGGAAATTTAATATCGTTCAACATCCCAGTGAGCGCCCTTTAAATTTTTACCAGGAATCACTAAATGACAGTAATTGGAACGATATTAAGGTTCCTTCAAATTGGGAAATGGAAGGTTTCGATTTGCCGATTTATACCAATATTACGTATCCGCATCCTAAAAATCCACCTTATATCGGATTTCCTTCGGAAAAAAAAACGGAAAATGGCGAGATCATCAACAAAAACTCGAAAGATGGCGATGAAGAAATTTATAATCCAGTAGGAACGTACAGAAGAACTTTTACTGTTTCGCAGCAATGGGACGATCACGAGATTATTCTTCGATTTGGATCAATTTCTGGTTACGCAAGAATCTTTGTAAACGGCGAAGAAGCGGGAATGACCAAAGCATCTAAGACGCCGGCTGAATTTGATATTACTGAATTTTTAAAGGATGGAGAAAATCTTTTAGCAGTTCAGGTGTTTAGATGGCACGACGGGAGTTATCTGGAAGACCAGGATTTCTGGCGTTTGAGTGGTTTGGAGCGCAATGTATATTTACAAGCCGTTCCTAAAACCACAATATGGGATTATTTTGTAACCAGTGGTTTGAGTAACGATTATACCGATGGGGAATTAAACGTCAATGTAAAACTGAAAGATTTTGATAAAGGAAGCATCAAAAAGCCAAAGGTAAAATTTGCTTTAATGGATCCTTCTGGAAAAGAAGTGTATTCAGAAACCAAGTCTTTAGGAAAAAAAGAACTGGAAGCTACATTTTCTAAAACAATTAAAGATGTTGGAAAATGGAGCAATGAATTTCCAATTCTTTACAAATATACGATCAGTCTATTAGATAAAAAAGACAATGAAGTGGCTGCAATTTCAGGAAAAACAGGTTTCCGTGAAGTGGAAATTAAAAATGCGCAGCTAATGGTGAATGGACAGGCGATTACCGTAAACGGTGTCAATCTACACGAACATCATCCTGATAAAGGCCACACACCCGATCGAGAAATGATGCGCAAAGATATCGAGGTGATGCAGAAGAACAATGTCAATGCGATTCGAATGAGTCATTATCCGCACGATTCTTATATCTACGAATTGGCTGATGAATACGGAATGTATGTTGTAGATGAAGCCAATATTGAAACTCACGGAATGGGCGTAGCTTTCAATAAAGATTTGGACACAACAATACATCCAGCTTATTTAGAAGAATGGTCACCAGCGCATATGGACCGAATTCAACGAATGGTTGAGTTTCACAAAAATCATCCTTCAATCATTGTTTGGTCTTTGGGTAATGAAAACGGAAACGGACAGGTATTTTACGATGCTTACGATTGGATTAAAGAGCGTGATACCACTCGTAAAGTGCAATTTGAACAGGCTGGTGAAAATCGCAATACAGATATCGTTTGCCCAATGTATCCAAGCATCAAGCATATGAAAGAATATGCTGAAGACAACACTAAAGAACGTCCTTTTATCATGTGTGAATATTCTCATGCGATGGGAAATAGTAACGGAAACTTTCAGGAATATTGGGATATTATCGATAATAGCGATCACATGCAAGGTGGCTTTATCTGGGATTGGGTCGATCAGGGATTACGAACGGAAACCGAAGATGGACGTGAGTTTTGGGCTTATGGCGGCGATTTTGGCGCTGAAAAATTGCAAAATGATCAAAACTTTAATGCTAACGGACTTGTAACTGCGGATCGTGAACCACATCCGGCTTTAGAGGAAGTGAAAAAAGTATATCAAAACATCAAATTTGAGTTAAAAGACAACAATCTTTCTATAAAAAACAAGTTCAATTTCACGAATTTGGATGCTTTCGATTTCAAATGGGAATTACTTGCTGACGGAGAAGTGGTAAAATCTGAAAAATTCACTATTGAAGTGACTCCAAATACTTCAAAATCGATTTCTGTGAATTTACCAGAACTTCAGGATAAAGAATATTTCTTAAGCGTGTATGCGTACACTAAAAAAGCGAAAGCGATGGTTCCTGCAGGACACGAAATTGCCAGAGAACAATTCAAAATCGGAGAAACTACTTATTTTGCTGAAAATAATACAGAGGCTACAGGTGATTTAAAGGTGAAAAAACAAGGCGAAAAACTTCAATTTTCAACAGCAACTATTGAAGGAACTTTCAATACCAAAACCGGAAGTTTTGAAAGCTATCATTTAAAAGACAGCGAGAAATCACCAATTTCAGTATTTCCGCAGCCTTATTTTTGGAGAGCGCCTACCGATAATGATTTCGGTAACGGCATGCCGAAAAAACTAAAGGCTTGGAAAGAAGCGACTCATAATTCAGAAGTAACTAATGTTGAGCTTGCTAAAAAAGATAAAGCTGGACAGCAAATTACAGTTACTTATCAATTAGCCGGAGTCGATGTTCCCTATACAGTTGAATATCTAATTGAAAACAACGGAGAAATTAAAGTAACAGCAAGTTTACAATCTGAAAAAGAGTTACCTGAAATTCCACGATTTGGAATGCGAATGATCTTAGCTGGCGATTACGAGAACCTGACATATTACGGTCGTGGGCCTTGGGAAAATTATTCAGATAGAAAAACTTCAGCGTTTTTAGGCATCTACGAAGATAAAGTCGAAAATCAGTTTACCTTGGGTTATATTCGTCCTCAAGAGGCTGGTTATAAAACCGACACGCGTTGGATTCAGCTTAAAAGCAGCAACGGCACTGGATTAAAAATAGTTGGTGAACAACCTTTAGGATTTAGCGCCTTAAACATTGCTACCGAAGATTTAGATCCGGGAGATGAAAAATCACAACGCCATACAACAGATATCAAAGTTTACGACAAAGTGTTTTTACATGTCGATTATAAGCAACGCGGTTTAGGTGGCGATGATAGTTGGGGACGTTACCCGCACCAGCAATATCGCTTAGAAGAAAATGAGTATAGTTATTCCTATACCATATCGCTATTGAATAATTAA
- a CDS encoding glycoside hydrolase family 43 protein, whose amino-acid sequence MKLTCITLIFVLFSAVTQAQKKNIPLDSIRLSDPYILADKDSQTYFMTGTGGKLWKSKNLKFWEGPFTVVEIDPESWMGENPMIWAAELHKYQDKYYYFATFTNRDTIIDTVAGNEIERRASHILVSDQPQGPYKPMEDEIYLPADKPTLDGTFWVDEDQKPYMIYCHEWLQNGNGTMEKIQLKSDLSGSIGKGKILFRAKDSPWSKERNEKGEVVANKVTDGPFLFKTETGKLGMLWTSWVFQDYVQGVAYSKSSTLDGPWIQEEKPITPPNFGHGMMFKTFDEKLIMALHSHRVGSQGNYIRIPNLLEVDDSQDKIYITGKFNINN is encoded by the coding sequence ATGAAACTCACCTGCATAACTTTAATCTTTGTTTTGTTTTCAGCCGTCACTCAGGCTCAGAAAAAAAATATTCCTCTAGATTCCATTCGGTTAAGTGATCCTTACATTCTTGCAGATAAAGACAGTCAAACCTATTTTATGACTGGTACCGGTGGCAAACTCTGGAAAAGTAAAAACTTAAAGTTTTGGGAAGGGCCCTTCACCGTGGTTGAAATCGATCCTGAATCCTGGATGGGAGAAAACCCTATGATTTGGGCGGCAGAGCTTCATAAATATCAGGATAAGTATTATTACTTCGCCACATTCACTAATCGTGATACCATTATCGATACGGTAGCCGGAAATGAAATTGAACGACGCGCAAGCCATATTCTGGTAAGCGACCAGCCGCAAGGACCTTATAAGCCTATGGAAGATGAGATTTATCTCCCGGCAGATAAACCTACTTTAGATGGCACATTTTGGGTTGACGAAGATCAAAAGCCATACATGATCTACTGCCACGAATGGTTGCAAAACGGGAACGGAACGATGGAAAAAATTCAGCTAAAATCCGATTTAAGTGGTTCTATAGGTAAAGGAAAAATTCTATTTAGAGCTAAAGATTCTCCTTGGAGCAAAGAGCGTAATGAAAAGGGCGAAGTAGTTGCCAATAAGGTTACAGACGGGCCATTTTTATTTAAAACGGAAACCGGAAAATTGGGAATGCTTTGGACAAGCTGGGTCTTTCAAGATTATGTTCAGGGTGTAGCATATTCTAAAAGCAGCACACTAGATGGCCCCTGGATACAAGAAGAAAAACCTATTACCCCGCCTAATTTTGGTCACGGTATGATGTTTAAAACTTTTGATGAAAAATTGATCATGGCACTACACAGTCACCGGGTAGGATCGCAAGGAAATTATATTAGAATCCCAAACCTACTGGAAGTAGACGACAGCCAAGACAAAATCTATATAACCGGAAAATTTAATATTAATAACTAA
- a CDS encoding family 43 glycosylhydrolase: MKILKSNSKFLILSIFCSLLFACATENKKNNENTAYLFTYFTGNGAGEEAIRYAISSDGYNFHSLNNNEPIVASDSISRTGGVRDPHILRKENNDGFYMVVTDLLTKNGWSNTAMSLLKSDDLLNWSSSVIDITETFPEFSDVTRVWAPQTIYDAQAKKYMVYFSMLQPGSYDKIYYAYVNDDFTALESTPKQLFFNPNEKASIDGDIIKKDDKFYLFYKTEGDTDKGIKVAISDSLTSGYKAEQGNVDQTDKAVEGSGVFKLNNSQDYILMYDMYTSGKYQFTRSADLKNFEVVDEDISMNFHPRHGTVLPISSEELQRLLKEFPSEDLTEITGAENEAIKSNNIVIKRSEKTVYLPVKYGTDLSNFDPKFDVLPRTEISPNTAQDFSNGAVAYEVTNGENKTSYQVNVEVANNPVVEGYYADPEIIYSEKDSKYYLYPTSDGFDGWSGTYFKTFSSPDLVNWTDEGVILDLEKDVEWTSRNAWAPTMVEKEIDGKFKYFYYFTAAQQVGVATSDNPKGTFKDSGAPLISEKPEGINGGQNIDPDIFVDPKSGKNYLYWGNGFLAVVELNDDMVSIKDGAPKVLTPDETFREGVEVFFRNDTYYFLWSEDDTRSPNYKVRYATAKSPLGPLNIPENNIVIQKDENQDILATGHNSVIKVHDKDEFYLVYHRFTRPKGEAMGGAAGFHREVAIDRLNFTEDGLIEEVKPTLEGIKPVN; this comes from the coding sequence ATGAAAATTTTAAAATCCAATTCAAAATTTCTGATTCTCTCTATCTTTTGCAGCTTATTATTCGCATGTGCGACAGAGAATAAAAAAAATAACGAAAATACCGCTTACCTATTTACGTATTTCACTGGTAATGGTGCAGGAGAAGAAGCGATTCGCTATGCTATTAGCAGCGATGGCTATAATTTTCATTCTTTAAATAATAACGAACCTATTGTCGCTTCAGATTCTATAAGTCGTACAGGCGGAGTTCGTGATCCTCATATTCTTAGAAAAGAAAATAACGACGGATTCTATATGGTCGTTACCGATCTATTAACCAAAAATGGCTGGTCGAATACAGCTATGAGTTTACTAAAATCTGACGATCTTTTAAACTGGTCGAGTAGCGTTATCGATATCACAGAAACTTTTCCTGAATTTTCAGATGTTACCCGTGTGTGGGCTCCACAAACTATTTATGATGCGCAGGCAAAAAAATATATGGTTTATTTCTCGATGTTACAACCGGGCAGCTACGATAAGATTTATTATGCGTATGTAAATGACGATTTTACCGCTTTAGAAAGTACTCCAAAACAGTTGTTTTTCAATCCTAATGAAAAAGCTTCTATAGATGGTGATATTATTAAAAAAGACGATAAATTTTATTTGTTCTATAAAACCGAAGGCGATACCGATAAAGGAATAAAAGTAGCAATTTCAGATTCGTTAACTTCTGGATACAAAGCTGAGCAGGGAAATGTAGATCAAACCGATAAAGCGGTAGAAGGTTCTGGAGTGTTTAAACTGAATAACTCTCAAGATTATATCTTAATGTACGATATGTACACCAGCGGAAAGTACCAATTTACCAGAAGTGCTGATCTTAAGAATTTTGAAGTTGTAGATGAAGATATTTCGATGAACTTTCATCCAAGACATGGTACAGTATTGCCAATTTCTTCAGAAGAATTACAACGCTTATTAAAAGAGTTTCCTTCCGAAGATTTAACTGAAATTACCGGCGCAGAAAATGAAGCCATAAAATCGAACAATATCGTTATCAAGCGTTCAGAAAAAACTGTCTATCTTCCCGTAAAATATGGTACCGATTTATCGAATTTTGATCCTAAATTCGATGTACTTCCAAGGACTGAAATTTCACCAAATACAGCTCAGGATTTTTCTAACGGAGCGGTAGCTTATGAAGTTACAAATGGAGAAAACAAAACCAGCTATCAGGTTAATGTTGAAGTTGCTAATAACCCTGTGGTAGAAGGCTACTATGCTGATCCTGAAATTATTTATTCTGAAAAAGATAGCAAATACTACCTCTACCCTACCAGTGATGGTTTCGATGGATGGTCGGGAACATATTTTAAAACCTTCTCTTCTCCAGATTTAGTGAACTGGACCGATGAAGGCGTTATTTTAGATCTTGAAAAAGATGTAGAGTGGACTAGCAGAAATGCCTGGGCTCCAACGATGGTTGAAAAAGAAATTGATGGAAAATTTAAATATTTCTATTATTTCACGGCTGCTCAGCAAGTGGGAGTAGCAACTTCAGATAATCCAAAAGGTACTTTTAAAGATTCTGGTGCGCCTTTAATTTCTGAAAAACCAGAAGGTATAAATGGCGGACAAAATATCGATCCTGATATTTTTGTAGACCCAAAAAGCGGAAAAAATTACCTGTATTGGGGGAATGGGTTCTTAGCGGTAGTAGAATTGAATGACGATATGGTTTCGATTAAAGATGGTGCTCCAAAAGTACTTACACCAGATGAAACTTTTAGAGAAGGAGTGGAAGTGTTTTTTAGAAACGACACCTATTACTTTTTATGGTCTGAAGATGATACACGAAGCCCAAATTATAAAGTGCGTTATGCCACTGCTAAAAGTCCGCTTGGACCACTTAATATTCCAGAAAACAACATCGTAATTCAGAAAGATGAAAATCAGGATATTTTAGCCACTGGACATAATTCAGTAATAAAAGTTCATGATAAAGATGAATTTTACCTGGTATATCACCGATTTACAAGACCTAAAGGAGAAGCTATGGGCGGAGCTGCCGGTTTCCACCGTGAAGTTGCTATCGATAGATTAAACTTTACAGAAGATGGATTAATTGAAGAAGTAAAACCAACTCTTGAAGGTATCAAACCTGTAAATTAA
- a CDS encoding glycoside hydrolase family 97 protein: MSIIFKTAFSLIGGILLSQSLSAQKTEQLKSPDGNIAVELKNNSGKISYDIRYKNEVFLEDSPLGLETSIGDFSKNLENTSFQKDHIENSYELKKAKVSHVDYVANELVGKFLNSNKDTLIVKFRVSNRDVAYSYQLKSHEGKNSLKILNEKSGFKLPGDATSYISPQATPMIGWMGTKPSYEEEYTLNEKLSTPSKYGVGYTFPALFKISDKGWLLISETGTDSHYPGCRLGEATENGLFEVEFPQEGENNGVAETYAIQSLPASTPWRTITLGSTLKPIVESTVAFDLVEEKYEASMDYKMGRASWSWIVWQDPSINYEDQVEFIDLAADMEWEYVLIDANWDRNIGRKKMEELVNYADSKNVDILLWYNSNGLWNEAPQTPKDKMNNTIQRQKEMAWLQKIGVKGLKIDFFGGDKQVTMKLYEDILTDANNYGLAITFHGCTLPRGWEKMYPNYVTSEAVLASENLIFQQASLDKHALNATLLPFTRNAVGAMDFSPVFLNKRLSRNQENGTVRSTTDAFELATSVLYFSPIQHYGLTPNNLDEQPDYVLNFLKEVPSVWDETIYIGGTPEDYCAMARRKGDKWYIAVVNAKKEKRKISLEIPMLAGQTIKHLFDKKDATAAFEEIKIRKNGKVKLDLASEGGAVLYTE, translated from the coding sequence ATGTCAATCATATTTAAAACGGCTTTTTCACTAATCGGCGGAATTTTACTTTCTCAATCGCTTAGCGCTCAAAAGACGGAACAGCTTAAAAGTCCTGACGGTAATATCGCCGTAGAACTAAAAAATAATAGCGGTAAAATCTCTTACGATATTCGTTATAAAAACGAAGTATTTTTAGAAGATTCTCCACTTGGTTTAGAAACTTCTATTGGGGATTTCTCTAAGAATTTAGAAAATACTTCCTTTCAGAAAGATCATATCGAAAACTCTTATGAGCTTAAGAAAGCCAAAGTAAGCCACGTAGATTATGTAGCTAACGAATTAGTTGGAAAATTCCTGAATAGCAATAAGGATACGCTAATTGTGAAATTTCGGGTTTCTAACCGTGATGTTGCTTATTCATATCAATTAAAATCTCATGAAGGGAAAAATAGCCTGAAGATTTTAAATGAAAAATCTGGTTTTAAACTTCCCGGTGATGCTACAAGCTATATTAGTCCGCAGGCTACACCAATGATAGGTTGGATGGGAACTAAACCTTCTTACGAAGAAGAATATACATTAAATGAAAAACTAAGTACTCCTTCTAAATATGGTGTTGGATACACCTTCCCGGCGCTATTTAAAATTTCAGATAAAGGATGGCTTTTAATTTCTGAAACCGGAACCGATAGCCATTACCCTGGTTGTCGCTTAGGTGAAGCTACTGAAAACGGACTTTTTGAAGTTGAATTTCCGCAGGAAGGAGAAAATAATGGTGTTGCTGAAACTTACGCAATTCAATCTCTACCAGCCAGTACTCCATGGCGAACGATTACTTTAGGAAGTACATTAAAACCCATTGTAGAGTCTACCGTAGCTTTCGATTTAGTCGAGGAAAAATACGAGGCTTCGATGGATTATAAAATGGGAAGAGCGAGCTGGAGCTGGATTGTTTGGCAAGATCCAAGTATAAACTACGAAGATCAAGTTGAGTTTATAGATCTGGCTGCCGATATGGAATGGGAATATGTTTTGATCGATGCCAATTGGGATCGCAATATTGGTCGAAAAAAGATGGAAGAATTGGTGAATTATGCCGACTCTAAAAATGTTGATATTTTGTTGTGGTACAATTCAAACGGACTTTGGAATGAAGCGCCACAAACGCCAAAAGATAAAATGAATAATACCATCCAGCGCCAGAAAGAAATGGCCTGGTTACAGAAAATTGGTGTGAAAGGATTAAAAATCGACTTTTTTGGTGGAGATAAGCAGGTGACCATGAAGTTGTATGAAGATATTTTAACCGATGCTAATAATTATGGCTTGGCTATTACTTTCCATGGTTGTACGCTACCAAGAGGCTGGGAAAAAATGTATCCAAATTATGTAACTTCAGAGGCAGTTTTAGCTTCAGAGAATTTAATTTTTCAACAGGCTTCTTTAGATAAACATGCGTTAAACGCGACCCTACTTCCGTTTACAAGAAACGCTGTTGGTGCAATGGATTTTTCGCCGGTGTTTTTAAATAAACGTTTATCAAGAAATCAGGAAAACGGAACTGTAAGAAGTACGACTGATGCCTTCGAATTAGCGACTTCAGTATTATATTTTTCACCGATTCAACATTATGGTTTAACACCTAATAATCTTGATGAGCAACCTGATTATGTACTTAACTTTTTAAAAGAAGTTCCTAGTGTTTGGGACGAAACAATTTATATTGGCGGTACTCCAGAAGATTATTGCGCAATGGCACGTCGAAAAGGCGACAAATGGTATATCGCAGTGGTTAATGCTAAAAAAGAAAAACGTAAGATTTCACTAGAAATTCCAATGTTAGCAGGACAAACGATAAAACATCTTTTTGATAAGAAAGATGCTACCGCAGCCTTCGAAGAAATAAAAATTAGAAAGAACGGAAAAGTAAAACTAGATCTTGCTTCTGAAGGAGGAGCAGTTTTATATACAGAATAA
- a CDS encoding FKBP-type peptidyl-prolyl cis-trans isomerase, producing the protein MKTCYLAILVLFFISCGSDDENCQTKDYRESNDQEIQDYLEANNLDAEKSNSGLYYIVEEEGTGAQPSRSSRVRVNYKGYFLNGNVFDQNNDITFGLQQVIPGWTEGFTNFKEGGSGQLLIPSQLAYGPCNYNTIPGGSVLVFDIELLEVIE; encoded by the coding sequence ATGAAAACCTGCTACCTGGCCATTTTAGTTTTATTTTTTATTTCTTGTGGAAGTGACGATGAAAATTGTCAAACAAAAGATTACAGAGAAAGTAACGATCAGGAGATACAAGACTATCTTGAAGCTAATAATCTCGATGCTGAAAAGAGCAATTCTGGTCTTTACTATATCGTAGAAGAAGAAGGTACAGGTGCTCAGCCTTCACGTTCAAGCAGAGTGCGAGTAAATTATAAAGGTTATTTTCTCAACGGCAATGTTTTTGATCAAAATAACGATATCACTTTTGGTCTGCAACAAGTGATTCCTGGTTGGACAGAAGGTTTTACTAATTTTAAAGAAGGTGGTAGTGGTCAACTTTTAATACCTTCTCAATTAGCCTACGGTCCTTGTAACTACAATACGATTCCTGGTGGTTCAGTCTTAGTATTTGATATTGAACTTTTAGAAGTTATAGAATAG
- a CDS encoding Crp/Fnr family transcriptional regulator, whose protein sequence is MIEAEVLLKFGAKKCEYNKGDRLFGEGEMAQNFYQVISGEIKMNNYNLDGKEFIQGIFKDGQSFGEPPLFADVKYPANAEAINDSIVFKLSKNHFLDLLASHPEIHLKITQTLAKRLFYKAIMVSEISSQEPEHRILRILDYFKKHVYKKEVPFSFKVDLTRQQIADLTGLRVETVIRAMKSLEKKGELKIISRKVYR, encoded by the coding sequence ATGATAGAGGCAGAGGTACTTTTAAAATTTGGCGCGAAAAAATGCGAGTATAATAAAGGAGATCGGTTATTTGGCGAAGGCGAAATGGCGCAAAACTTTTATCAGGTGATCTCTGGAGAAATTAAAATGAACAATTATAATTTAGACGGAAAAGAGTTTATACAGGGAATTTTTAAAGATGGGCAAAGTTTTGGTGAACCTCCTTTATTTGCAGACGTTAAATATCCTGCTAATGCTGAAGCTATTAACGACTCCATTGTTTTTAAATTATCAAAAAATCATTTTCTCGATTTACTTGCTTCTCATCCCGAAATTCACCTAAAAATTACTCAAACACTAGCTAAAAGACTTTTTTATAAAGCGATTATGGTTTCAGAAATTTCTAGTCAAGAGCCGGAACATCGTATTTTAAGAATTCTAGATTATTTCAAAAAACATGTATATAAAAAGGAAGTTCCCTTTAGTTTTAAAGTAGATCTAACCCGCCAGCAAATTGCAGACTTAACAGGCTTACGAGTAGAAACGGTGATTAGAGCCATGAAATCATTAGAGAAAAAAGGAGAGCTTAAGATTATTTCTAGAAAAGTTTATCGCTAA
- the ric gene encoding iron-sulfur cluster repair di-iron protein, translating to MNTLQTKTVGQMVTENIKTAHIFKKYNIDFCCGGGISIQKACERANVSFDDLASDLQNLDQPKSRATDYNNWDLDFLIDHIINIHHRYVEENILMLVQYGTKVAKVHGERHPELLKIQELFAMVATELSGHLRKEELILFPFIKKMLQAKKENTSLARPQFGKVDHPIKMMEVEHEEAGAILKKIAKLSNNYTPPEGACNTYRAFFSKLDEFEQDLHQHVHLENNILFPKALQLEKTIQYFE from the coding sequence ATGAATACGTTACAAACAAAAACAGTTGGCCAAATGGTAACTGAAAATATTAAAACTGCACATATTTTTAAAAAGTATAATATTGATTTTTGCTGTGGTGGCGGAATTAGCATCCAAAAAGCTTGTGAGCGCGCAAATGTTTCTTTTGATGATCTGGCAAGTGATTTACAAAATCTTGACCAACCTAAAAGTCGTGCTACAGATTATAATAATTGGGATTTAGATTTCTTAATCGATCATATTATCAATATCCATCACCGATATGTTGAAGAAAATATCCTGATGTTGGTGCAATACGGTACAAAGGTCGCTAAAGTTCACGGCGAGCGTCATCCGGAACTACTGAAAATACAGGAACTTTTTGCAATGGTTGCTACAGAGCTTAGCGGGCATTTGCGTAAAGAAGAGCTCATTTTATTTCCTTTTATTAAAAAAATGCTCCAAGCTAAAAAAGAAAATACATCTTTAGCACGGCCACAATTTGGTAAAGTAGACCATCCTATAAAAATGATGGAGGTTGAACATGAAGAAGCTGGAGCGATCTTAAAAAAGATTGCAAAGCTTAGTAATAACTACACACCACCTGAAGGTGCTTGCAATACCTATCGTGCTTTTTTTTCTAAATTAGATGAATTTGAACAAGATCTTCATCAGCATGTTCATTTAGAGAACAATATTCTGTTTCCTAAGGCACTTCAATTGGAAAAAACGATTCAATATTTTGAATAA